The following are encoded together in the Aerococcus mictus genome:
- the walK gene encoding cell wall metabolism sensor histidine kinase WalK, producing MKEKQEKSKISFLNSIHLKIPLVIILLLLLGLQFAGAYFIQQLEQEMMRSFDDQMNVQIGFLEDSVRPIIQNEDNKTSDQQAQLINSLRRFNVSNVLETLVVDDKGQILASSNPSNQANVGQQTTDNMIRTVLYNNTSLSKEMYDNEENLRIKQYVVPIFSSDNSGLLIGVLSVTVNIESVYNQVQNTGLIYITSSGLALVFSILLAVLISRGITGPVQEMTNQIEKIADGNYSDQVKVYSNDEMGVLAQSINYLSVRVREAQESTESERQRLDSVLKHMTDGVIATDRRSRVMITNNRACELIGKKEAEIMGHSIMEVLNLRDKYTFRELLNSESDILMHFTSDDGQESIIKGELSVIQRESGYVSGLVWVLTDVTEHEKIERDRRQFVSNVSHELRTPLTSVRSYSEALADGAIKDSELAVEFLGVIQRETDRMIRMISDLLNLSRMDSNRQEMNLELIDFQGLVNHILDRFDMMIQSEDYVNEEYHIQRELTKSPIWVEADQDRLTQVIDNILNNAIKYSPDGGTITVRLMTTHNEAILSVQDQGLGIPQKALGHVFDRFYRVDKARSRQQGGSGLGLAIAKEVVELHHGKIWANSIENKGSTFFISLPFEPDMGEDDWE from the coding sequence ATGAAGGAAAAACAAGAAAAATCGAAAATTTCCTTTCTTAATTCGATTCATTTAAAGATTCCTTTGGTCATTATCTTGCTCTTGTTACTTGGTTTGCAATTTGCCGGGGCTTATTTTATCCAACAATTGGAACAGGAAATGATGCGCAGCTTTGATGATCAAATGAATGTGCAAATTGGCTTTTTGGAGGATAGCGTTCGCCCCATTATTCAAAATGAAGATAATAAGACGAGTGACCAACAGGCGCAATTAATTAATTCATTGCGTCGTTTTAATGTTAGCAATGTTTTAGAAACCTTGGTGGTGGATGATAAGGGGCAGATTCTTGCTTCAAGTAACCCCAGTAACCAGGCCAATGTGGGCCAACAAACGACCGATAACATGATCCGTACAGTCCTCTATAATAACACTAGTCTAAGTAAGGAAATGTATGACAATGAGGAAAATTTGCGAATTAAACAATATGTTGTCCCTATTTTTTCTTCGGATAATTCCGGTCTTTTGATCGGGGTTTTAAGTGTGACGGTCAACATTGAGAGTGTCTACAACCAAGTGCAAAATACTGGTTTGATTTATATCACTTCATCGGGCTTGGCCTTGGTCTTTTCTATTCTACTGGCAGTCCTAATTTCTAGAGGGATTACCGGCCCAGTCCAAGAAATGACCAATCAAATTGAAAAGATTGCTGATGGAAATTATAGTGACCAAGTTAAGGTCTATAGTAATGATGAGATGGGCGTCTTAGCCCAGTCGATTAACTATCTATCGGTTCGAGTGCGCGAAGCCCAAGAATCCACGGAATCTGAACGTCAACGGCTGGATTCAGTCTTAAAACATATGACCGATGGGGTGATTGCTACTGACCGCCGCAGCCGGGTCATGATTACCAATAACCGGGCCTGTGAATTAATCGGCAAAAAAGAAGCTGAAATTATGGGCCATTCCATTATGGAAGTGCTCAATTTAAGGGATAAATATACTTTCCGTGAATTATTGAATAGTGAAAGTGATATTTTAATGCACTTTACTTCTGATGATGGCCAAGAATCGATTATTAAAGGTGAGTTATCTGTTATTCAAAGGGAGTCTGGCTATGTCAGTGGTCTAGTCTGGGTCTTAACCGATGTGACTGAGCATGAAAAGATTGAACGTGACCGTCGCCAATTTGTCTCAAATGTTTCTCATGAATTGCGGACGCCCTTGACCAGTGTCAGGTCCTATAGTGAAGCCCTGGCTGATGGTGCCATTAAGGATTCTGAATTAGCGGTAGAATTTCTCGGTGTCATTCAAAGGGAAACGGACCGCATGATTCGAATGATTAGTGACCTCTTGAACCTCTCTCGGATGGACTCTAATCGTCAGGAAATGAACCTGGAATTGATCGATTTCCAAGGTTTAGTCAACCATATCTTGGACCGCTTCGATATGATGATTCAATCAGAGGATTATGTCAATGAAGAATACCATATTCAACGCGAATTAACCAAGTCACCGATCTGGGTGGAAGCTGACCAAGACCGCCTCACTCAAGTGATTGATAATATCTTAAACAATGCCATCAAGTATTCACCGGATGGGGGAACGATTACGGTCCGTCTCATGACGACTCATAATGAGGCGATATTAAGTGTTCAAGACCAAGGACTAGGTATTCCACAAAAAGCTCTTGGACACGTTTTTGACCGTTTCTATCGGGTAGACAAGGCTCGGTCCCGCCAACAAGGTGGCTCGGGTCTAGGTCTGGCTATCGCTAAGGAAGTTGTGGAATTACATCACGGAAAAATTTGGGCCAATAGTATTGAGAATAAGGGATCAACCTTCTTTATTTCTCTGCCTTTTGAACCTGATATGGGGGAGGATGATTGGGAATAA
- a CDS encoding DUF2207 family protein, whose amino-acid sequence MKKEFPTLILITLLGLLCLLPDSVFAADNQGISVADYQVKVEFDQQGDIKEHEQVRYQFDKQVDQLSHVISTGESGHLRQLNVDMRMNSASEAFPFVQSTSHTVGTFDLHQNGNNVQVDLYNTMSGDDEIVNYIANIEDVWTKYGNQVIMQKDFLLLPFDIHSAQITFKFPQAVDQNHYKAWLASPAHVQEKWLDESTLQVQVRDLSADSKLNVQMVLPADLMPNIKGEGPVSKGEQINREIDKHIGARQAWYRQRYWIVMGVSLALVALLILYTYFLLRRKQKIRQAADAKQVNHSHELNPVEVSELLKKNYSQHDKLWLVLLSLVAKGHLALRFVNADDRFYPYFKVLASQSDDPYEQVVLDAFSKQQEGGDLDFASFKYSLGLKKKGKTRNYRNLLHALSKLDKKRKQNLQLLDKAGSRLYGFLWWLYVAVFIVLAGLVIWLIWEINRGHIWLLALAFCLVGVYLLRRYTLPIYNAQGQELAKYWKTYFNSLKGRDQSLGYSQKDYLYSFVTGDNYRLVKQAKKANQSLSGNLAQALDAVNQYQLKDFM is encoded by the coding sequence ATGAAAAAAGAATTCCCAACTCTGATCTTAATCACCCTTTTAGGCCTGCTTTGCCTGCTTCCTGATTCGGTTTTTGCAGCAGATAATCAAGGAATTTCAGTTGCTGATTACCAGGTTAAGGTGGAATTTGACCAGCAGGGGGACATTAAAGAACATGAACAGGTTCGCTATCAGTTTGATAAGCAAGTCGACCAATTAAGCCATGTGATTAGTACAGGCGAAAGTGGTCATCTACGTCAATTAAATGTAGATATGCGGATGAATTCAGCCAGTGAAGCCTTTCCTTTTGTTCAGAGTACGTCCCACACGGTTGGAACCTTTGACCTTCATCAAAACGGCAATAATGTCCAAGTGGACCTCTACAATACTATGTCCGGCGACGATGAAATTGTGAATTATATTGCCAATATTGAGGATGTCTGGACTAAGTACGGCAATCAAGTGATTATGCAAAAGGACTTTTTGCTCTTGCCTTTCGATATCCATTCCGCTCAAATTACCTTTAAATTTCCTCAGGCGGTGGACCAAAACCACTATAAGGCCTGGCTAGCTAGTCCAGCCCATGTCCAAGAAAAGTGGCTGGATGAGTCGACCTTACAAGTTCAAGTCAGAGATCTGAGCGCGGATAGTAAGTTAAACGTGCAAATGGTGCTTCCAGCTGACCTGATGCCTAATATCAAGGGGGAAGGCCCCGTCTCTAAGGGTGAGCAAATTAACCGAGAGATTGATAAGCATATCGGCGCCAGACAAGCTTGGTACCGTCAACGTTACTGGATAGTGATGGGGGTCAGTTTAGCCTTAGTCGCCTTATTGATCCTTTACACTTACTTCTTGCTCAGACGCAAGCAAAAGATTCGGCAAGCAGCTGATGCTAAGCAAGTCAACCACAGCCATGAGCTCAATCCGGTCGAAGTTAGCGAACTATTGAAGAAGAATTACAGCCAACATGATAAGTTGTGGCTGGTTCTTTTATCCTTAGTAGCTAAGGGACACTTAGCCTTACGTTTTGTTAACGCAGATGACCGCTTCTACCCTTACTTTAAAGTCTTGGCTAGTCAAAGTGATGACCCCTATGAACAAGTTGTTCTCGATGCTTTTAGTAAGCAGCAGGAGGGTGGGGATCTTGATTTTGCCAGCTTTAAATATAGTCTGGGCCTGAAAAAGAAAGGCAAGACCAGGAACTACCGCAACTTGTTGCATGCCCTTAGCAAGCTAGATAAAAAACGCAAACAGAACCTGCAGTTATTAGATAAGGCCGGAAGCCGCTTGTATGGCTTTTTATGGTGGCTTTACGTCGCTGTCTTTATCGTCCTAGCGGGTTTAGTGATTTGGCTGATCTGGGAGATAAATAGGGGTCATATTTGGCTCTTAGCCCTGGCCTTTTGCTTAGTGGGAGTCTACTTATTGAGGCGCTATACCCTGCCGATTTATAATGCCCAGGGGCAAGAACTTGCCAAATATTGGAAGACTTATTTTAACAGCCTTAAAGGTCGAGACCAGTCCTTAGGTTACAGTCAAAAGGACTACCTCTACAGCTTTGTGACTGGGGACAACTACCGACTGGTTAAGCAGGCGAAAAAAGCCAACCAGTCGCTAAGCGGCAACTTAGCTCAGGCTTTAGATGCTGTGAACCAATACCAATTAAAAGATTTTATGTAA
- a CDS encoding G5 domain-containing protein, with protein MKVSKKFYYTQEREVHLNPSTPTHNLNFQLVRKPGVWKDKSRTEKIPVTRKTVEDKNVRPDDSAVTRQGSVGEQTYYWQEEYIDGEFTGETRNHSNQVTTPMVQEIYTKGTAHVMWVEQVERTEWLPFTTVRQPDSNMYEGETRTEQGYEGRKDYIQSYEFMNGSKTGRSRNPRSEVIYPAKNTIIYYGTKKRSILGTAYGSESGRWFQTWEEQPSADTPYIVSANVDTSQVTDNVYRHGIYGKDLLCPASDLPAGAFGGELYSSTYDRGLSIGDDMGTLKYRLYVEEMEIVGNILSFLPVKGLMFYYQPWITRPDPDKFYLIEFIGGTNISKYASFYAYGSGMPSGLYDSKDYGDSYNNKIIEKGSNLMASGYDEGLSYNTSTTYPSYTLHVYELRGA; from the coding sequence GTGAAAGTCAGTAAAAAGTTTTATTACACACAAGAACGGGAAGTCCATCTGAACCCTAGCACACCAACACATAACCTAAACTTCCAATTGGTTCGCAAACCTGGTGTTTGGAAGGACAAGAGCCGTACTGAAAAGATTCCTGTTACGCGTAAAACAGTTGAAGATAAAAACGTGCGACCTGATGATAGTGCTGTCACTCGTCAAGGATCAGTAGGCGAGCAGACTTATTATTGGCAAGAGGAATACATTGATGGTGAATTTACAGGTGAAACACGGAATCATTCTAATCAAGTCACTACACCTATGGTTCAGGAAATCTATACCAAAGGAACCGCTCACGTCATGTGGGTTGAACAAGTCGAACGAACTGAATGGTTGCCCTTCACCACTGTTCGTCAACCTGACAGCAATATGTATGAAGGCGAAACCCGAACTGAGCAAGGTTACGAAGGGCGTAAAGACTATATCCAATCCTATGAATTCATGAATGGGTCCAAGACTGGACGTTCACGTAACCCAAGATCTGAAGTCATCTATCCTGCTAAGAACACCATCATTTATTATGGTACGAAGAAACGAAGCATTCTTGGCACAGCATATGGTTCCGAATCTGGACGCTGGTTTCAAACTTGGGAAGAACAGCCTAGTGCAGATACCCCTTATATAGTTAGCGCTAATGTCGACACTTCACAGGTAACTGATAACGTTTACAGACATGGAATTTATGGAAAAGATTTGTTGTGTCCAGCTTCAGATCTCCCAGCTGGTGCATTTGGTGGTGAGTTATATAGTAGCACTTATGATAGAGGGTTATCTATTGGTGACGACATGGGTACTTTAAAATATCGACTTTACGTAGAAGAGATGGAGATTGTTGGGAATATCCTTTCTTTCTTACCAGTCAAAGGCCTGATGTTTTACTATCAGCCTTGGATAACTAGACCAGATCCCGATAAGTTTTATCTAATTGAATTTATCGGAGGAACCAATATTTCAAAATATGCTTCCTTTTATGCTTATGGTAGTGGAATGCCTTCAGGGTTATACGATAGCAAAGATTATGGTGATTCTTATAACAATAAAATCATTGAAAAAGGTAGTAACTTAATGGCTAGTGGTTACGATGAAGGACTTTCCTATAACACTTCTACCACTTATCCATCATACACATTACATGTCTATGAATTGAGAGGTGCATAG
- a CDS encoding carbohydrate-binding protein: MATTYTYLNSYKLYPNPNSPEQKGCIVTVQLSGDETGNLSVTLPDDVTEYGEDYQVKQALEQHYRNLKPEQYQTEIVEKAQAQVDQATSALQEFKDNLATVSDEALTKVQSQLEDLVSQATESLNERLSTVEIETENLKQLINAKDLTDDQKEEIESKYPDWEPDTDYTEGMIVNFDGTQYEVLSDHTSQADWLPSDTPALYTEVKQDSLDDGTEVIKDFVQPTGNHDTYSQGDKVIFNGEVYESIVDDNAYSPDDSPENWKIIQ, from the coding sequence ATGGCCACAACCTATACCTATTTGAATAGCTACAAGTTGTATCCTAATCCAAACTCACCCGAACAAAAGGGCTGCATCGTGACCGTGCAATTAAGTGGTGATGAAACAGGAAACCTAAGCGTTACCTTGCCAGACGATGTCACTGAATATGGTGAAGACTATCAAGTGAAGCAAGCACTCGAGCAACATTATCGCAATTTAAAGCCTGAACAATACCAAACAGAGATTGTCGAGAAGGCTCAAGCCCAAGTAGATCAGGCCACCAGTGCTTTGCAAGAATTTAAAGATAACTTAGCCACAGTGAGTGATGAAGCGCTTACTAAGGTACAAAGCCAACTGGAAGACCTTGTCAGTCAAGCGACTGAATCACTTAACGAACGCCTATCCACTGTTGAGATCGAAACCGAAAACTTGAAACAACTGATTAACGCTAAAGATTTAACTGATGATCAAAAAGAAGAAATTGAAAGCAAATACCCTGATTGGGAACCAGACACTGATTATACAGAGGGCATGATCGTTAACTTTGATGGAACGCAATACGAAGTTCTCAGCGATCACACAAGCCAAGCAGACTGGTTGCCAAGCGATACACCAGCTCTTTACACAGAAGTCAAACAGGATAGCTTAGATGACGGTACAGAGGTGATTAAAGACTTTGTCCAACCCACTGGTAACCACGACACATACAGTCAGGGAGATAAAGTAATCTTTAATGGAGAAGTGTATGAATCTATTGTAGATGACAACGCCTATAGTCCTGATGACTCACCTGAAAACTGGAAGATCATTCAGTAG
- a CDS encoding glucosaminidase domain-containing protein, which yields MSYKEDFINQIAPYAQRYNKNTFASTTIAQACLESGYGQSDLAKKYNNFFGIKGGGVSLNTLEDDGAGNYYQVIDDFRVYKDMEASVKDHDELFTSTPGLTQIYSGVVAAQTPEDQCRALQGTYATDTKYASKLLNILNTYNLKRFDVEKGVRSMPEEPMLVEHVIDYAQSLLGATKYSQTHKNIVDMYNQVSPKPVGHTATYHDDWCDVFVTHLFDVTQGSHLIGRECGVQRHLVILKQKGIWLGRVKPQPGDIIIYDWQGYGAGWADHIGIVESFDGVNVHTIEGNTGNPPAVRRVTYPYNASYIVGYARPQYDTKDSVKKPNKGHYAVKADSDGRETGFAVGDKVKLRVDIKAKNPAFVEPAHAMTADDFEKEWTVDALNTDGSVSIKSGDSTHNVWARDIVNLDDYVSEYDVAQQVLDGEWGNNPERAEKLHKAGYSAVSVQEKVNELVESQDDEEVIEPVEEQPVGGDRPELAPNKVCLDDVVYVINKKEE from the coding sequence ATGAGTTATAAAGAAGATTTCATTAATCAGATCGCGCCTTATGCTCAACGCTATAACAAGAACACATTCGCTAGTACCACTATTGCTCAAGCTTGCCTAGAAAGCGGCTATGGGCAATCGGACTTGGCGAAAAAATATAATAATTTCTTTGGTATTAAAGGCGGCGGTGTTTCTTTAAACACCTTAGAAGATGATGGCGCAGGGAATTACTACCAAGTGATCGATGACTTCCGAGTGTATAAAGACATGGAAGCATCAGTGAAAGATCATGATGAATTATTCACTAGTACACCAGGTCTCACCCAAATTTATAGCGGCGTGGTGGCAGCTCAAACCCCTGAAGACCAATGCCGAGCATTACAAGGCACTTATGCGACTGATACGAAATACGCCAGCAAGTTATTAAATATCCTAAACACCTATAATTTGAAACGTTTTGATGTCGAGAAAGGAGTTCGTTCAATGCCAGAGGAACCCATGTTAGTTGAACACGTCATTGATTATGCTCAAAGTTTATTAGGGGCAACCAAGTATAGTCAAACCCATAAGAATATTGTGGACATGTATAACCAGGTCAGTCCAAAACCTGTAGGTCATACCGCTACTTATCATGATGATTGGTGCGATGTATTCGTCACCCACTTGTTTGATGTCACCCAAGGTAGCCACTTGATTGGTCGTGAATGTGGCGTGCAACGTCACTTAGTAATCCTGAAACAAAAAGGAATCTGGCTAGGTCGAGTGAAGCCACAACCAGGCGACATTATCATTTATGACTGGCAAGGTTATGGCGCAGGCTGGGCAGATCATATTGGGATTGTCGAAAGCTTTGATGGGGTGAATGTTCACACAATTGAAGGGAATACTGGGAATCCACCAGCGGTTCGCCGTGTGACCTATCCGTATAACGCTAGCTACATTGTGGGTTATGCTCGTCCACAGTATGACACTAAGGATAGCGTGAAGAAACCTAATAAGGGACATTATGCTGTGAAGGCTGATAGTGATGGTCGTGAAACAGGATTTGCTGTGGGTGATAAAGTGAAGTTACGAGTAGACATTAAAGCTAAAAATCCTGCTTTTGTTGAACCAGCTCATGCCATGACCGCTGATGACTTTGAGAAAGAATGGACAGTGGACGCCTTAAACACTGATGGTTCTGTATCCATTAAAAGTGGTGATAGCACCCATAACGTCTGGGCACGAGACATTGTGAATCTAGACGACTATGTGAGTGAATATGATGTCGCACAACAAGTCTTAGATGGCGAGTGGGGCAATAACCCTGAACGTGCTGAGAAGCTTCATAAGGCGGGTTATAGCGCTGTTAGCGTGCAAGAAAAGGTTAACGAGTTAGTGGAAAGTCAAGATGATGAAGAGGTCATTGAACCCGTGGAAGAACAACCCGTTGGTGGTGATCGCCCTGAATTAGCTCCTAACAAAGTTTGCCTTGATGATGTGGTTTATGTCATTAACAAGAAAGAAGAATAG
- a CDS encoding two-component system regulatory protein YycI — MNFRQIENILIIVFLALNIFLAYILFGKSFMETTSIQSNINIQQELKNNEVTMNFSPSSDDVQLPLIAGKQSRLSTDGGDRTKEQKLEWRDSTEELYGEFKNPIKLPALTENNVENPTQLSPEALKPIEDLLASGAIEHGQEYHFLIYNRQRKIIYYGQNTYADKLAMDSSAELLFHLNDQNEIVSYELSHVHDVSPQGEERPLITQKNAIDNLYLYNEIPSKANILSANICYQQTLSVDDIIVFKPVWAIMMQLDDHTTKTTFVDAINGTIVQNAPASQPVNPTNDGDKAGSQNSQAT, encoded by the coding sequence ATGAATTTTCGTCAAATTGAAAATATATTGATTATTGTCTTTCTCGCCTTAAATATCTTTCTGGCCTATATTCTCTTTGGAAAGAGTTTTATGGAGACGACTTCCATCCAGTCCAATATTAATATCCAACAGGAATTAAAGAATAATGAAGTGACCATGAACTTTAGCCCTTCTTCAGATGACGTCCAGTTGCCGCTGATCGCAGGCAAACAAAGTCGCCTATCCACCGATGGAGGAGACCGGACCAAGGAACAGAAGTTAGAGTGGCGTGATTCGACTGAGGAACTCTATGGTGAGTTCAAAAATCCGATTAAGTTACCGGCGCTGACAGAGAACAATGTGGAAAACCCTACCCAGTTGTCCCCAGAAGCCTTAAAGCCGATTGAGGACTTGTTAGCTTCTGGAGCGATTGAGCATGGGCAAGAATATCACTTCTTGATCTATAACCGCCAACGTAAAATTATTTACTATGGGCAAAATACCTATGCCGACAAACTGGCCATGGATTCTAGTGCTGAATTACTATTTCATTTAAATGATCAAAATGAAATCGTCTCCTATGAATTGAGCCATGTCCATGACGTGAGTCCGCAAGGGGAAGAACGCCCATTGATCACTCAAAAGAATGCCATTGATAACTTATATCTCTATAATGAGATCCCTTCCAAGGCCAATATTTTGTCAGCCAATATTTGTTACCAGCAAACTTTATCAGTTGATGATATTATTGTTTTTAAACCGGTTTGGGCCATTATGATGCAGTTGGATGACCATACCACTAAAACCACCTTTGTTGATGCCATTAATGGGACGATCGTCCAAAATGCTCCCGCTTCTCAGCCGGTTAATCCCACCAATGATGGCGACAAGGCGGGTAGCCAAAATAGTCAAGCCACCTAG
- a CDS encoding phage holin, LLH family yields the protein MFDVLDSYVITTIARAVLSIVGVFLAYLAQQVASYAKQYYEANTTREQQKVISQVISDAVAYAEKMGWQKAGKEKFEMAINRAEVLLANKGVHINFTELQTAIESAVLELDKEQGKLSK from the coding sequence ATGTTTGATGTACTAGATAGTTATGTAATCACCACCATTGCCCGAGCAGTGTTATCCATTGTTGGGGTATTCTTGGCTTACTTGGCACAACAAGTGGCAAGCTATGCTAAACAGTATTATGAAGCTAACACCACCAGGGAACAGCAAAAAGTTATCAGCCAAGTCATTTCTGACGCTGTGGCCTATGCTGAAAAGATGGGCTGGCAAAAAGCAGGGAAAGAAAAGTTTGAGATGGCCATTAATCGGGCTGAAGTGTTGCTCGCTAACAAGGGCGTGCATATTAACTTTACCGAGTTACAGACCGCCATTGAATCCGCTGTATTAGAGTTAGACAAAGAACAGGGGAAGTTATCCAAATGA
- a CDS encoding tail fiber domain-containing protein — protein MRPKNENDTFTYQHGGGIGDWVLKQVQVEKASRFTDYEENTNTESMLGAAFRHIDNLQQFVTDENGDITRMTKDTLRSTLTEYFDNQQGTSTSMLESDLGLYLSISNAMVGTFLEQAQTSYAFSRRINDIVDGNTIVNQTANSWAVNHLNSTGDLISQINLDDSNLRLQGEHIALDGDVSVHGDFTLDGSAHIRNGTIGTAQIANAAITDAKVSSLSVNSITGLTSQFVKSLWNGINSYTTVDSQGMVINQLGGKYMRLGSDGMEFYDGVRHIGNIGAAQDADDPSLKGISFQIQPNRYMSWSKKYNSSDKHYTRIMTVGDNRERTGRSVAIDSWLDMRNNINMHTYDIENSGGIKFRTSGTEVYEPTNGTNQKQWLNVCGRWGVNIVAQDTVGYKFYPGVAEFYNNLDMCGYDVVGESDIRLKKNVRETHRKGIEWTKQQHVIDFEWDKENKHNEGKPDGQQFGIIAQYAGEATTFSGGGNHYLAIKQSDVTYLNLLTNQELIERVENLEQEMEELRNEIKQCGTY, from the coding sequence GTGCGTCCTAAAAACGAGAACGACACCTTCACTTATCAACATGGTGGTGGAATCGGTGACTGGGTGCTGAAACAAGTACAAGTTGAAAAAGCTTCACGCTTCACTGATTATGAAGAAAACACCAATACGGAATCAATGCTAGGTGCTGCCTTTCGTCACATTGATAATCTACAACAATTTGTGACTGATGAGAACGGCGACATTACTCGCATGACTAAAGATACTTTGCGAAGCACCTTAACCGAATACTTTGACAACCAGCAAGGAACCAGCACGTCCATGTTGGAAAGTGATCTAGGGCTATACCTTTCAATTTCAAACGCTATGGTGGGAACGTTCCTCGAACAAGCGCAAACCTCATACGCCTTTAGTCGTAGAATTAATGATATTGTCGATGGCAACACAATTGTTAATCAGACCGCTAATTCATGGGCGGTTAACCATCTAAATAGTACAGGCGACTTGATCAGTCAAATCAACTTAGATGATAGTAACCTAAGGCTTCAGGGAGAACATATTGCATTAGATGGGGACGTTTCCGTGCATGGCGACTTCACCCTTGATGGATCTGCTCATATTAGAAACGGGACCATTGGTACCGCTCAAATCGCTAACGCAGCCATTACAGACGCTAAAGTCTCTAGCTTGAGTGTTAACAGTATTACAGGTTTAACGTCACAATTCGTTAAATCGTTATGGAACGGGATCAACTCTTATACCACGGTTGATAGCCAGGGAATGGTCATTAATCAGCTGGGTGGAAAATATATGCGGTTAGGATCTGACGGTATGGAGTTTTATGACGGGGTTCGTCACATAGGAAATATTGGTGCCGCCCAAGATGCTGATGACCCTAGCTTAAAAGGGATCTCTTTCCAAATTCAACCTAATCGATATATGTCATGGTCAAAGAAATATAATAGCTCTGATAAACATTACACTCGAATTATGACCGTTGGCGACAATAGGGAACGCACTGGACGTTCAGTAGCGATTGATAGTTGGCTAGATATGCGCAATAACATTAATATGCATACCTATGATATTGAAAACTCTGGTGGTATTAAGTTTAGAACTAGTGGTACAGAAGTCTATGAACCGACTAATGGAACTAACCAGAAGCAATGGCTAAATGTTTGCGGAAGATGGGGCGTTAACATTGTTGCACAAGATACTGTAGGTTATAAATTCTATCCTGGTGTGGCAGAGTTTTATAACAACTTGGATATGTGCGGCTATGATGTTGTGGGTGAATCTGATATAAGGCTTAAGAAGAATGTCCGAGAAACTCACCGCAAAGGGATCGAATGGACGAAGCAGCAACACGTCATTGATTTTGAATGGGATAAAGAAAATAAACATAACGAAGGGAAACCTGATGGCCAGCAGTTTGGGATCATTGCTCAATATGCTGGGGAAGCGACAACTTTTAGTGGTGGCGGTAATCATTACTTAGCCATTAAACAAAGCGATGTGACTTACCTCAACTTATTGACTAACCAAGAATTGATTGAACGTGTAGAAAATCTGGAACAAGAGATGGAGGAATTGCGAAATGAAATTAAACAATGTGGAACTTATTAA
- the yycF gene encoding response regulator YycF: MKKILVVDDEKPISDIITFNLQKEGYDTLAAFDGEEALESFASYQPDLIVLDLMLPKKDGLEVCREIRKTSSVPIIMLTAKGEEIDKVLGLEMGADDYVTKPFSNRELSARIKANLRRSQVNVEAAEEKEESNELNVGNLTIHEDAYYVSKNGKEVDLTHREFELLHYLSKHLGQVMTREHLLQTVWGYDYFGDVRTVDVTVRRLREKIEDTPSHPKLLMTRRGVGYYLQDNDQE, translated from the coding sequence ATGAAAAAAATTTTAGTCGTTGATGATGAAAAACCAATTTCAGATATCATTACCTTCAACCTTCAAAAGGAAGGCTATGATACCCTGGCAGCTTTCGATGGCGAAGAGGCCTTAGAAAGCTTTGCCAGCTACCAACCCGACCTTATTGTTTTGGATTTAATGTTGCCTAAAAAAGACGGCTTGGAAGTTTGTCGTGAAATCCGTAAGACCAGCAGTGTTCCTATCATCATGTTAACCGCTAAGGGTGAAGAAATTGACAAGGTGCTCGGTTTGGAAATGGGAGCCGACGACTATGTGACCAAGCCTTTTTCCAATCGGGAACTTTCAGCACGAATTAAGGCCAACCTCCGCCGGTCCCAGGTTAACGTTGAGGCTGCAGAAGAAAAAGAAGAAAGTAATGAATTAAATGTCGGTAACCTAACCATTCATGAAGATGCCTACTATGTGTCTAAGAATGGTAAGGAAGTTGACCTGACTCATCGTGAGTTCGAGCTCCTCCATTACTTATCCAAGCACTTAGGCCAAGTGATGACCCGGGAACACCTCTTGCAGACAGTATGGGGCTATGACTACTTTGGCGATGTTCGGACCGTGGACGTAACCGTGCGTCGTCTACGTGAAAAGATCGAAGACACCCCCAGCCATCCTAAATTACTCATGACCCGCCGTGGTGTGGGGTATTATCTCCAAGATAATGACCAGGAGTAG